The region TTTCTGCCTCGTGGATAGACGGAATATGTTTGAAAATAATTGCGAACCAGGACCGGGGAAACAACTCTTGTCACAGACATTGACTTTGTATAATTATAGGACAGCTTAGAGTAGGATCGAAATGGTCAGTCTCATCTGCAGTGGGactcagagaaaaaagaaaggatatgaaTCCTCTGCAAGCCCTGCAAGTAgctcattttatagttttcaggtgACATCTAAAATATCAATTCCATGTGGTTTGATCCTGTCTTACCTGTTCAACAGATAAAGGAGGTGCCTGCCTCCAAAGGTATATTTTGAGGAAATGAGTTTGCCCTCATGTGTGGATAAAGGCGAAGGTAACAAACCCAAAGAATCTGCCATGGAGTGGGTAggtgtgtttttctgtttttttttttggggggaggggggggcgtgTCGTGTATGCCCTTGAGTGAGGTCAGGGAGAGGGAATATAGGGCACGTGGAAGGGAAGGTTTTATCTATTATATCTGCCCCTTTAAAGATAGTAAAtcaatttaaatcttaaattcaaAAATGTCCTTGGTGTGAGCCTGTGTGGTTTGAGTGCAAAAATGCTGTTGGTTCTTTTTAGTGTAGCTTTCAGGAATGCTTTTAGGATTCAGTATGTTTAGATTCTTGATATTGTGGTTTGAGTGCTGATAAAAGTTTGAAAACTGATCAAAGTACTACCTTAATTCTCCATATAGCCAACCAAAGTGCATGCAATGGCTTTGAAACCCCTCAGATCCCAACAATAGAATGTTCAAAAGCTCAGCATTGTAGCAGGTAACCTCCCGGCTTTCTGACTTGAATTTAATCAAGTTTGAGCATCTCAAAAACCTATCTTGCCTTTGAAAAAAAAGCATTACGAGGCTTTTCATTTCACCTTATGTAACATAAACCTGAGCTTTGTGgaaattaaagttttataaatccaatcacatttttaaaatgcttattagaAAGTAATTTGTAGTCATCAGTATTTTTCTAGTCATCAACTCTTTGTATTTTATCAGCCCCCTGATGAATGTAAAACATACATGTGTCCATACACAtccatatacacatgtatatgtacacacatatagaTTAGGTGGAGGGGGTTACTGGTGAAATGTGTGTTCATTTTATCTTGTAAAGTGGAGTACAAAGATGCTAATCTAGATAGGGTTAATGGTATTGGGCAGAAACACCCAAATTTTTCAAGTAATTGTCAGTTTGATGTGTGGCCAGTTAGACTTTCATCATGTAACAGATGAAGATTTTTCAGAGCCTGTAACATGTTAGGCCTGAGTGAGCTCAACATAGCCAGTTTGAGTTATCCCACATTGGTGCATCTGGTACCTGAAAAATTGGTAAGACTTCTGAGTGTGATGTAAATGCTTATGTTtattaaaacattacaaaaacaTACATCAGTCATTTACTggagtatattttattataagccTTCTATAACACCTAGAAGTGGCTTGCTCTGTTTCGTACCTCATGGAACACCAGGGCAGGCTTAGAAAAATTTTTCTGATCCatttcccaaaaaagaaaaaagagaaaagaatgctgATTGGATTTTATGAatgaaaagcttttgtttttctctttgaaaacgttcatgttttaaatatttcaatacaaCATTTAAAGCATTTTCTATGTTGTCAACTTTTTCCTGTAATTAAAATGTATCCAGCTCTTGCTACTTATTTATGAATACTGAACTGCAATAAAAACATTCCTTATTGTGCTTGGGTCTCAGTATTTGGGCAGGGAGGCTAACTGTGATGAAAGATGGGAGGGGAtttggtgatggctgcacaagaaataattttagatctGCTGAGGATCCAATACAACTTTAGTTTTACAAATACTTTGCTTCACCAGAAGTCTAACAGAAGCTTTACCAAAATTTTAAaccattaatttataaaatgaaaataagtactTTTCTGTATGAAACcaattctgtattttctaaattagattatgtgtatttttctttatgctttactACTTTGCTGGTCATTAAAGTCACTAATTCTTCTTGATTAATTTGAAATCAACACAAATGACATAGTAAAACCTAATATGTCAGATGCTTCTTCCACTTTAAAtgtggtaagaaaaaaattttaaaaagcatcgACACACGTGGTCCTGTGCCTAGATGGGCTGTTTTGATGGGGGGCGGAAGAGCATGAAGGTGAGGAACACAGGAGTGGAGCTGACAGACTGGGacttgaatcccagctctgctacaaGTGTGAGAAGTAGGAAGTTTTTGTGTGCCTTCTACCAAGATGCATTAGGTCCACCTCACTGGGCAGATGGGAAGATACAATGGGCACTCAGCCAGCAGATGCCTAGAATGTATGTGGTCTGAACAAGCACTTCATGATATGGGACCCTTAAATGGTAGTGGATCAAAACACCGCATACATCGTAATAAGCTTTTCTCCCTAGCGACACCAGATAACACCTTCTATTGTACAACAAAGAAAAGACATCTGAAAAAAGCATCCAGTTTTGaaacactttatttttgtgtgtgtaatgGTTATTAACAAGTCTATTTAATTAAGTTAGGATTCCAATGAAAAGTGTTTTCATGAAAGCCTTCAGGGCTCAGTTGTATGTCATATAGCGGGGAGTAGCGCTGAATTTGGCATAAGACTTAATGACCTTATTTACAGCCTCCAAGAAATCCTTCTCAGTAGCAATTTTTCGCCGTGCTCTGATGGCAAACATACCAGCTTCTGTGCAGACGCTTCGAATCTCAGCACctttcaaacaaaaagaaaacaacaggcTTATTAAAGCAGCCTGAATAGACATACCAGCAAATATAACAAGCAAGGCCTTTTTACCTACCAGTGCTATTTGGACACAGTCGTGCTAACAATTCAAATCTGATATCTCTTTCAACACTCATTGAACGAGcatgaatcttaaaaatgtgAGTCCGACCCTAAAAGTGGAATTGATAAATATTAAAGTGGAAAAATATCATTGGAAGAAAAAATTTCAAGAGAAGGGATTCTTGAATTCTctaaaatgaaatgcttttcttACCTCTAGATCAGGTAAGCTAAATTCAATCTTCCTGTCCAATCTCCCTGGCCTCATCAGTGCAGGATCCAAAGTATCAGGTCTGTTAGTGGCCATCAGCACTTTAATGTTACCTCGAGGATCAAAACCATCCAGCTGATTGATCAGTTCCAGCATCGTCCTCTGTACTTCATTGTCTCCTCCAGCACCATCATCAAAACGAGCCCCTGAGAAGACGGAAAGAAGCTCTTCATGTCCACTCAGGAGGAGCACTATGTGGGACTCCAAAGTACTGTACACCTCAGCTCACATCAGGAACAGCTCACTCTGAAGCACATCCTGTAAGAACAGCCTACTATACACAAAACTAATTAGAAAGTCTATCTTCCAAAAGGACTCATCATAGATTTATTTAACAGAGgctcctttaaatttttttttttaaacctcttttaggaatttttttaaatcactcaaGAACACTTCCATTTTCAGCATGATATATATACACCTGGACAAGGCAACAGAATAAATACATGCAGACCTTAGCATTAATGTCAATCTCTCATTTCAAccaaaacagcaaaaaacaaacaaaaggcctccaaatatatatttcatttttaggttGTATAACTACATATGATTGTAATTAATGTATTGcatacattataaaacaaaaacaatttttaaatgagattaaaaatatgaagaaaaattctAGGTTTCCTTCCTGTACCctaatactacttttttttttttttaaagattttatttattcgtgagagacacagagagagagagaggcagagacacaggcagagggagaagcaggctccatgcagggagcctgatgtgggactcgatcccgggtctccaggatcatgccctgggctgaaggcggagctaaactgctgagccacccgggctgcccctaatacTACTTTATACACAATCTACTTTGGAAACCACAGCTTCAGAGCATCCTGACATCAGAAGGCTTATTccaaaaatactatataaataacTTCAGTCACAACATACAACTGATACACTGTGGTCACGTTATGCCCCTCTGAGACATTAATCACAGATTTCCAAACCTAACAATACCCATTCAGTGTAAAGACAAGACCCTAGGTAACCTAACTGCAGTCCTCAAAGCACCTTACAGGGTGCACCATGTTTTCAAGTCATTTTTGTTCGTTAAATAACTGAACATATGATCTCTCTCGAGTTATTAAGAATTATTACTCTCaggacctgggtagctcagtcacagttaagtgtccacctcttgattttggcttaaatcatgatcttagggtcatgagattgagccctgcattacactcagtgctgggcatggagcctgcttgagattctcttcttccttctccctctgcccttcccctcctaaaaaaaaaaaaaaaaaaaaaaaaaaaaaaaaaaaacactctcaaACTATTACTAGGCCTGCAGAACACTTTAATTTTCAAagtctctcaattttttttttttttttttaagtaagctccatacccagcatggaacccagtgcaaggcttgaactcataaccctgagatcaagacctgagctgagatcaagattggatgcttaaccaactgagccacccaggtgcccctattactTTAAACCCCTCAAAAACCCATGAAATAAACAAGGCAGGAACTGTTCTCTTTATAAGACAAATGAACAGTGGCTCATAGTTAGTTAGAATAACCTGTCTAGATCTCACTGCTAATACTGTATTTCATCAAATCTATGAAGCCaacaatgacatttattttatgtatacttTATGAAAAACCATCAACTAAGTTATGCCCGCCCCAGTGCTTTCTTATGACATAGTAAATGAAGCTATATCCCAAGTTAGGAGTTGTTAAAAATGTCATGTGAATGAAATTAGGAAAGTATAAAGATTTTGAGAACTAGCAAtgctctatatttttttcctttacagtgTATCTCTTGTTTATTAGATCTGTAGCTCAGACATGCCAGAGCCCACAGAAGagttggaattaaaattttatacaagATTATCAAGAGAACTCTACATATGTTACTTTAGAATGCTCACAAAAACCAATCCTAAAGCAGTTCTCTAAAATACCACTCATACCTCCAATAGCATcgatttcatcaaagaagataagACAGGCTTTTTTGGTCCTGGCCATTTCAAAGAGCTCACGAACCATTCGAGCCccctaatgagaaaaataattcagagttggtttaaaacattttttaaatatggtaaGAAGCTATGCTTCAAACTTTTCAATGTTCCTAACAATATTCTCAATTATTACCtaaactttttcaaaagaaacaagtTTGTTACCTATTCCAtcaaaagaattaattaattaaacaaaaagaattaattaattaaacaggATTAATTTCATGATTCTGTACCTATTAAATAGCCAATACCTCAAGACCTGAAAAGGTCAAATGAATACTGTCGAATAAAGGCACTTCAGTTAAActtgaaatgaatgaaagcatcTGATTTTACCACTTGGCATTTCTAATCACCTATTTGCTTTGTATGTTTTGATCAAGGAATAGAAGTATGCAAGCTCTTTTACTAATTCTTATTCTAAATATAGTAATCGTTAATGTTTCAGATGCGATATAGTCCTAGACTTAACCTAACAAAAAAATACGTATGTATACGTGTATGGATGTGTATATACCCCGCACATATAAAGACGATTATGTTCTCTCTCAGTAGAATATGAAATGCTGCCCCTGAAATGGAAGTATACTTTTGAATGTATTCACCACATTTCTGGGGGCTTAGAAACCAAATCTGTAGAAAAGGTCATCTTTCTGAAGAAGGAGCATACTAGTTAAATGTTTCAGGCAGTTGTTTCCAATGACCAAGGGAAGGCTGGTGGCTTCTGAACTACTCCTCACAATCCACCAATCCTGTCTCCATCCTTCAATGAGGAACTGCTATTCCACATGATAAATCTTTCACAGGGTTACATATTCTTCGATTCTGGTCAATTTACTTTACCTCACCGACGTACTTCTGTACAAGTTCAGATCCAATAACTCGAATGAAGCAAGCGTCAGTCCTGTTAGCAACTGCTCGAGCACAGAGTGTCTTGCCTGTACCCGGCGGACCAAAAAGCAGCACACCCTTGGGAGGCTCAATGCCAAGGTTAACAAACCTTTCTGGCTGTGATGGGAAACATTATTTTTACAGTCATCACTTCTGTATAATAAACACAGAATTACTTCTGTatcatatctataaatattatatttaaataaaaattaagtccACAACCTATATACTTGATCCAAGTAAGAATTTTACTTATTCTAAGACATGAGATCTAAACTAGACTCCTATCAATACACAATGCTGAACAGCTTTTAAAGGTATTTCTCCAATCTAGGCTTAACAAAACATTTTCCCCGCAATTTAAACAAATAACAGTGTTTTAATAAACAAAAGTATTATCTAGTGTTTAATATCCTAGTTTTCCATTATCCTCCCAAGCTGAATTTGACTCAATTTAAGCCTATTTGCTCTTGGTATCATTAAAACACATGGTTTCTTCTATAATAACTTATAACAGAGTTAGCATATTGCTAAAGGTTCCACCTCAACCTCATCTGTCCCTCAAAATAGCAGATCTTTCTGTTTCTGAATAGGTCAGATCACTCAatccttctgctttctctcttctggAATATACCAGCTCACCACCTCTCTACCCTGTACCCCCTCAAAAATTTTCactaaacataaaatttttaaagccatCAAATAACAGGCAATTTAATGCACGGACTTAGCTACTTACATGAAGTAATGGGGTTTCAACTACTTCTCGAAGTTTCTCAATCTGTTCCTTACAGCCACCCACATCACTATATGTGACATCAGGTTTTTCCTCCACCTAAGATAAAGATGAAAATGTGTAATACACAGCCACAGGCTTTTGAATACTAGTTCAAATGTTCTATGCAGTAAAGCAGACCCAATACgctaaaagaaaaatcagactcATGGCAAATAAGAATTTTAGTAAAAATGGAACACACTGTCCAGTGTCCTAGAACCACTTGCAATATTACTTGTTAcaacactaagtgaaagaaaaaacagtttaaaaaaaaggattaaaaacttTCTCATTGAAATATTgttcaaaacatttttgtaaCTCTTCAGTATAGGCCCACATATTGACTAGTCAAAGTTTTAAACCTCTTTGAGATGGATGCAACTGTATTCATAGTCCTGTCATTCCTTTTCCctcccatattttcttttcttacctgCATCATGGTAACTGTTGGGTCAATCTTCGGAGGCAGCGGAATATGAATCTGATACTTATTTCTGTCCACACTAAGGAGGTAATAAAAAAGATCCTCACTCAAAGTACTCAAAAACTTTACTAGGCTAATTATCATGTATTGTATAtacattaacttatttaatcctaaCTATCCCAGAGCAAGTGTTTCATCTGCTTACACAACGTTACCTTAAATAGACTGCCAAACTCAACTCTAAAGTCCTACACTTGAATATGACATTTAAAGCCATTcacaaattgaaaattttaaaaataaaatcttaaaaaaaattaaagccattcACAAAAAGCCATAGTGGGGTTAGGGCAAAGcagcagatgcagaaaaaaggaTGTTCAATAGTAGTGCTCTACGAGAGTACTTCTTGGTACTCTACAGCAcccagttcattcattcaaaagaaaGCCAAGGATGTGTTGTGACGTCGTATCTTCAATGAAAGGAAAGTATTTACTGCAAATAGAATCTCACCCCACTCTCATCCCTTCTTCAATGTCCGTAGGTGCTACTTGATCACTGAGGTCCACCACAAACTTGGCAAACTGCTTCACGTTGATAATGTACTTTGGGTCCTCCGAATCAGCATTGATTATCTTTGTACACCTAACACAACAGAAGGCTTGATCAGAGTCAGGAAACTAAACCACTAATAATGAATTCAAGTAACTAGATTCTCTCCTGGGCAAGCAGGATACTAACGAGGAGGTACAAACCAGAACTGCAGAAATTAAGTCACTGCTAAAAatccttttctataaaaaattaagttaaaccACATATTTCATCATTAAGACAGTTCTctaatttcttgattttcaaaACTGTATTCCTCTCCTAGGATAGTACTCCTCTGTATCTTAAGTtactctgcattttattttccaagaagATAGTCATCTTGTTTTATTACATCAAGTTAAGTAACGCGTTTTCATTCTTTCCTGAGTTTGTTCTCCAAATCCATGTTTTACATcatggttgctttttttttttaacttaaatgtattctttttctgtGTGATATGAAGGCAGATTTGTAATACCATCTACATAAAAGGCAGTAAAAGGTAATCTACTGCCTTTCCCTTCTgtttacagaagaaaaacaagaaacagaactGACTTGAGGAAGAAGTCCTAAGCTGTACAAGAATATGGGGAAATACAAAATCTGGAGCATACAGACAGGTGGAACCCAAAGGAAACTCAAGAATGCTTTGTCCCTGCAGTGTAACTGTGTGACAGGACTCTGGAAGTACCTATCACTATTTTCTCTGACAAACCCTTGTCAACACTGTGcacaaataaagatttttttaatccaaagctgaaaaagtatatacatttataaggAGCTCAATTTCCAGAATGAAGTAATTTAGACCTTTGAAAATCTGTTCATctgtaaaagcaaagaaaataatgggaaagCAGTCAAGGTCATcattttcagaactctggaaattaattACAGTCTGGTAACAATCTGAAGAGTGTGCATTCAAGAAAAATGGCTGCATCCCTTTAGGAACAGTGAGCCTAGCTGTGTTCCAGCTTGCCTGTATCTCATCCTCTTTCCCCAGCTCTGCAATAGACTTGAAAGCCAACAGCCTTGCAACCATGGTAATCATGAAAAACAGTAACCTAGCAGCTACTGATAAGGTGTGGATGGGGATACCTGAATGGGTTTGGGGTTCCCCAAAAGCCCAAGCACAAGGGACATGTCACTATTTGACCTGTCTGGCAGCTAACCAAAGAGCTCCATTCTCAGGACTTCTGTTTATTGCCTGACTCAGAGCTCACCCTGTGTGAACACCCCTACCAATAGGGCATTTGTTAGTGACTATCAGTGGTAATTGTTTAATATCCAAACTGTGAGGTGGCATTACCAGTTGTGGCTATTAAGAGGCTGaccaaaaaaattcaaaggaaaaacagcaacaataacacaCACTGGGGAAAACAGAAATCTAATTTCCAGAGCTGacatattacattatttaaaatgtctagttTCCAtcaaaaaattatgagacattgAAATAGGAAAGTTTGGCTCATATATTTatggctttaaaaagaaattacgtCCTGATACATGCTATAGCATGAATCCTAAAACATTATGCTACGTGGAAGAATCCAGAAACAAAAGGTCAtatactgtatgactccatttacatTAAATGTTCAAGATAGGCAAACCCATAGACAGACAGGAGATTCATAGTTACcaggggtgaagggagaggggaaTAGGGATggctaatgggtatggggtttcttttgggggtgatgaaaatgatctgaagagagtaaaacaaaattatcaaACAATGCTGGGGCCGGGTGGGATGGTGGTGGTGTAACTACTGAAAATGAGGAgagtggagagaggagagggcaaGGGTGAGTATAAGTGAACCCGTTGCCAAAATTCACTAGCCCTCTAGTTCACTGTTCTTCCCGAACATTAGAGATTAGATACTATAGGAGACTGAAACTTCTCTGGGAAAAATGACCATCCAAATGAAAAGATCTAAAGATACTGACACTGAAGGCTCAAGTAAATATCCAATCACATAAGCTATAGTGAAGCTTACGACTGACATGCCTCACTAAGGAATCTAGTTTCTCTCAGCTTTTAAGTCTCCCACTAAAACCAAATCCCAATGTACGATTACCAGATCTAGCACAAAAGATGGACatcaaacaagcaaaggggaaaaaagcatctTGGATGAAGTAGAAACTTTGCAGTTATCATTAATTTCCTTAGAGATGAGAACATATTACAACCATGAttcaaaaatagaagacattcagaaaaacaacaaaacacatgtattgaaagaataaagagctcttagaaattaaaaacttgggaagaaatacaggaaggaaaaaaaagaggacttaAAGTTACGAAAATCTCACAAACAgtaagacaaaaagagaaaacacacacacacacacacacacacacacacacacagaggaaaagatCAGCATACTAGCAGAGATATCAAAAGGGCCCAAAAGCTTGTAAGTCTGGGatagagaaacaagaaaatggaaagaaataattaatttccAAAAAACCTGCCACAGTGAAGGACACTGAAGCCCAGTACCCTGGATGAAAATAGACCAATACTGAGGCATGTCATCATGAAGTTTCAGAATGAGAGGAAGGAGACGTTATAATTTTCAGATGAAGCACAAGTCACATATAGAGAAATAGGAATCAGAACAGCTTCAGACCAAAAACACCGGGAGGTGGAAGACAATTCAATGATGTCTTCAAAGTTCTGAAGAAGGAACTTTATACCAGCTGAGATATTTTCAGACAAATGTGGTCTCAAAATACTGCCTCCCAACTCACCTCTTTCAGGGAGCTCCAAAGAATAGAGCTCACCTAATGCGAGTGTAAGTAAACCAAAAAGAGAA is a window of Vulpes lagopus strain Blue_001 chromosome 11, ASM1834538v1, whole genome shotgun sequence DNA encoding:
- the PSMC2 gene encoding 26S proteasome regulatory subunit 7, with product MPDYLGADQRKTKEDEKDDKPIRALDEGDIALLKTYGQSTYSRQIKQVEDDIQQLLKKINELTGIKESDTGLAPPALWDLAADKQTLQSEQPLQVARCTKIINADSEDPKYIINVKQFAKFVVDLSDQVAPTDIEEGMRVGVDRNKYQIHIPLPPKIDPTVTMMQVEEKPDVTYSDVGGCKEQIEKLREVVETPLLHPERFVNLGIEPPKGVLLFGPPGTGKTLCARAVANRTDACFIRVIGSELVQKYVGEGARMVRELFEMARTKKACLIFFDEIDAIGGARFDDGAGGDNEVQRTMLELINQLDGFDPRGNIKVLMATNRPDTLDPALMRPGRLDRKIEFSLPDLEGRTHIFKIHARSMSVERDIRFELLARLCPNSTGAEIRSVCTEAGMFAIRARRKIATEKDFLEAVNKVIKSYAKFSATPRYMTYN